In the Bacillus shivajii genome, one interval contains:
- a CDS encoding serine hydrolase domain-containing protein — MMEQKSWVEHFEPFADKIINKYEVPGTAIAVSKNGDEVYKRGIGYRNIDKKLEVTDETMFGIASITKSFTAMAIMQLQEAGMLSVEDPVVTYLPEFKTPNPQYTEKITIHHFLTHTSGLPTLPSLYYAMKRTMENDPSVSEKQKERLKEEEPIDNYDELLTFIGELEIELLGEPGTQFCYSNDAYALLGAIVERVSGKPFAEYVTDQILKPTGMTSSTFDINSVLHNENVTSIYAAKEEEGEKEVYLADKWWDSPAMLGAGFLRSNVKDMLRYTKIYVNNGTVNGNRILTPESLQEMTHPHVQFQQNKYYGYGLMITPNYNGGTLIEHGGSLKGISSHMSIVPEKGLAGMILTNLVGIPVSPLLLGALNAVQGLAPETPLMTYEDYTVQVDELDQYVGKFISGEGAEMTVSKEDSTLFFENEGKKYEMRPVDKHLFTIDMNESETPIRFLINEQEDVYGLFLGVRQILKEEADEKSKV; from the coding sequence ATGATGGAGCAAAAATCATGGGTTGAACATTTTGAACCATTTGCAGACAAAATCATAAACAAGTACGAAGTACCTGGAACAGCAATTGCCGTTTCTAAAAACGGGGATGAGGTTTATAAACGAGGGATTGGCTACCGAAACATAGATAAAAAATTAGAAGTGACAGACGAGACGATGTTCGGGATCGCTTCGATTACGAAATCATTCACAGCGATGGCGATTATGCAATTACAAGAAGCTGGAATGCTGTCAGTGGAAGATCCAGTTGTTACATACTTACCTGAGTTTAAAACGCCGAATCCACAATATACGGAAAAAATAACGATTCATCATTTTCTTACACACACTTCAGGGTTACCAACATTACCAAGCCTTTATTATGCGATGAAACGCACAATGGAAAATGACCCTTCAGTCTCAGAAAAGCAAAAAGAACGATTAAAAGAGGAAGAGCCTATTGATAATTATGATGAGCTGTTAACATTTATTGGAGAGTTGGAAATTGAGTTACTAGGTGAGCCAGGAACACAATTCTGTTATTCAAATGATGCGTACGCATTATTAGGAGCAATCGTTGAAAGAGTAAGTGGGAAACCATTTGCTGAATATGTAACAGATCAAATTTTAAAGCCAACGGGAATGACATCAAGTACATTTGATATTAACAGCGTGTTACACAATGAGAATGTTACAAGTATCTATGCAGCAAAAGAAGAAGAGGGTGAAAAAGAAGTATATTTAGCAGATAAGTGGTGGGATTCACCAGCCATGCTCGGAGCGGGATTTTTACGGTCAAATGTAAAAGATATGCTTCGATATACGAAAATCTATGTAAATAACGGTACAGTTAATGGAAATCGTATTCTAACACCTGAAAGTCTTCAAGAAATGACACATCCACATGTTCAATTTCAGCAAAATAAATATTATGGTTATGGATTAATGATCACACCTAACTATAATGGGGGAACGTTAATTGAGCATGGTGGAAGTTTGAAAGGGATTTCTTCTCATATGAGTATCGTTCCTGAAAAAGGCCTTGCGGGAATGATTCTAACAAACTTAGTTGGGATCCCAGTTTCTCCATTGTTATTAGGTGCTTTAAATGCCGTTCAAGGGTTAGCGCCAGAAACACCGCTAATGACGTATGAAGATTATACTGTTCAAGTTGACGAACTAGACCAATATGTTGGTAAATTCATCTCAGGAGAAGGAGCAGAAATGACTGTTTCTAAGGAAGACAGTACGTTGTTTTTTGAAAATGAAGGTAAAAAGTATGAAATGAGGCCGGTTGACAAGCACCTCTTTACAATCGATATGAATGAATCAGAGACGCCCATTCGTTTCTTAATCAATGAACAGGAAGATGTCTATGGTCTTTTCTTAGGAGTAAGACAAATCTTAAAAGAGGAAGCAGATGAAAAATCAAAAGTATAA
- the cynS gene encoding cyanase codes for MMKNVRQNHHQAFGAPVHVQEEFPYVNREVVLQMLLIAKRLKQLTFEDIANEIGGSKEWVAAVMHGQQSMERKDSLQLARLLSVDPRVAYILEEPPMRGSLDKTVPVDPLIYRFYEITQVYGTTLKALINEMFGDGIMSAINLDIKVDKRPDDEDPEAERVVITLDGKFLPYEKW; via the coding sequence ATGATGAAAAACGTTCGTCAAAATCATCATCAAGCGTTCGGTGCACCGGTGCATGTTCAAGAGGAATTTCCTTATGTAAACCGCGAGGTTGTATTACAAATGCTATTAATCGCAAAAAGATTGAAGCAATTAACGTTTGAGGACATCGCAAATGAAATTGGTGGAAGTAAAGAGTGGGTAGCTGCTGTTATGCATGGGCAGCAATCAATGGAGCGAAAGGATAGCCTACAATTAGCTAGATTATTAAGTGTAGACCCAAGGGTTGCTTACATTTTAGAAGAACCACCAATGAGAGGTTCTTTGGATAAAACGGTACCCGTTGATCCGTTAATTTACCGTTTTTATGAGATTACGCAGGTGTATGGGACAACATTGAAGGCATTAATTAATGAAATGTTCGGTGATGGCATTATGAGCGCAATCAACTTAGATATTAAAGTCGATAAACGACCAGATGATGAAGACCCTGAAGCAGAACGTGTTGTCATTACGTTAGACGGAAAGTTTTTACCATATGAGAAATGGTAG
- the ppc gene encoding phosphoenolpyruvate carboxylase, producing MINVTDSSLLLRNDVKKLGNILGEILVHHGGISLFNKVEEIREKTKNLRKNYDENLYESLKEEINSVQPPVRQQVIRAFSIYFHLINIAEQNHRIRRRRQYQLQDEGAVQPVSIESAVAALKEDKFSEEVIQQVLNDLSIELIITAHPTEATKRTVLETQKRISMILQQFDNPLLTQKQRADLDESLFNEVTALWQTDELRQRKPSVLDEVKNGLYYFDHTLFEVLPEVHQELENQLKDYYPNSDYKVPNFLHFGSWIGGDRDGNPNVTPEITWETLKLQRRLVIKKYKAAVVELMKRFSQSTTRVSISEDLIESVEKDEKKYMDEDEKWQVKNEIYRRKFAVILKRLRNVGKSDYGYKASEELLHDLKFIKESAEKHQPAHNKLKTIRKLIRQVELFGFHLATLDIRNHSGEHETAITEVLKAVNITEDYSALNEEDKVSILERVLNEPRPLLLIEEDYSPETQEVLKTFQMIKKAHTEFGRRSIEVYLVSMTQSASDLLEVLVLAKEAGIYRLHADGKVESYLHVAPLLETIDDLVAGPKIMKTLFEMDVYRNHIHERGNHQEIMLGYSDGSKDGGTLTANWKLFKAQEEIHNMAKQFNIRLKFFHGRGGSLGRGGGPLNRSILSQPAETLGDGVKITEQGEVLSSRYLLEDIAYRNLEQAASALLESSAKASKSSLEGNIRDKAWEEAMEEISKHSLKKYQSLVFGDRDFLTYFTQATPLKELAELNIGSRPMSRKGSQRFEDLRAIPWVFAWTQSRQMIPAWYAAGTGLHAFVTKREDNLQLLQNMYKNWPFFQSTINNLQMALLKADLPTAKEYIHLVEDGEIADRIFNDISDEYNRTREVLLKITGHQQLLDHAPSIQESVDRRNPYVDPLNFLQVDLIQKMRDAEDQDEELLTEVLLTISGVAAGLVNTG from the coding sequence ATGATAAATGTAACTGATAGTAGTTTACTTTTACGAAATGATGTGAAAAAACTCGGTAATATCCTAGGGGAAATTCTCGTTCATCATGGTGGTATCTCTTTATTTAACAAAGTCGAAGAAATCAGAGAAAAAACGAAAAACTTAAGAAAAAATTATGATGAAAACTTATATGAAAGTTTAAAAGAAGAGATTAATAGTGTTCAACCACCAGTTAGGCAACAAGTTATTCGTGCCTTTTCCATTTATTTTCACCTTATAAATATTGCCGAACAAAATCATCGTATTCGTCGCAGACGTCAATATCAATTACAAGATGAAGGCGCCGTTCAGCCTGTTTCAATTGAAAGTGCAGTTGCTGCACTGAAAGAGGACAAATTTTCTGAAGAAGTTATTCAACAAGTTTTAAATGATTTATCGATTGAACTCATTATTACTGCACACCCAACGGAAGCAACGAAGCGTACCGTACTTGAAACACAAAAGCGAATTTCAATGATCTTGCAACAATTCGATAATCCATTGTTAACACAGAAACAACGTGCCGATTTAGACGAAAGTTTGTTTAATGAGGTAACAGCTTTATGGCAGACGGATGAATTACGCCAACGTAAGCCTAGTGTTTTAGATGAAGTGAAAAATGGTCTTTATTACTTTGATCATACTTTATTTGAAGTGTTACCTGAGGTCCATCAAGAATTAGAAAATCAACTAAAAGACTACTATCCAAATAGTGATTACAAAGTTCCGAACTTTCTCCACTTTGGATCGTGGATCGGTGGAGACCGAGATGGTAACCCAAACGTGACTCCAGAAATTACATGGGAAACATTAAAGCTTCAAAGAAGATTAGTTATCAAAAAATATAAAGCAGCCGTTGTAGAATTAATGAAGCGATTTAGTCAGTCTACAACGCGCGTGTCAATTAGTGAAGATCTTATCGAATCAGTCGAAAAAGATGAGAAGAAGTATATGGATGAAGATGAAAAATGGCAAGTAAAAAATGAAATTTATCGTCGTAAGTTCGCGGTCATCCTTAAACGCCTTCGTAACGTCGGAAAATCAGATTATGGCTATAAAGCTTCAGAAGAGTTACTTCACGACTTAAAGTTCATTAAAGAAAGTGCCGAAAAGCATCAGCCAGCTCATAATAAATTAAAAACGATCCGTAAGCTCATTCGTCAAGTTGAATTGTTCGGATTTCATTTAGCGACACTTGATATTAGAAACCATAGTGGTGAACATGAAACTGCAATCACTGAAGTTTTAAAGGCTGTAAATATTACTGAAGACTATTCTGCTTTAAATGAAGAAGACAAGGTAAGCATTCTTGAACGAGTGTTGAACGAACCGAGGCCTCTTTTACTAATCGAAGAAGATTACTCGCCGGAAACACAAGAAGTATTAAAAACGTTCCAGATGATTAAAAAAGCACATACAGAGTTTGGTCGTCGCTCCATTGAAGTGTATCTCGTCAGTATGACGCAATCGGCAAGTGACTTACTAGAAGTGCTTGTCTTAGCAAAAGAAGCAGGGATTTATCGCTTACACGCAGATGGTAAAGTAGAGAGCTATTTACATGTGGCACCTTTACTAGAGACGATCGATGACTTAGTTGCAGGTCCTAAGATTATGAAAACATTGTTTGAGATGGACGTGTATCGTAACCATATCCACGAACGTGGCAATCATCAAGAAATTATGCTCGGGTACTCAGACGGTAGTAAAGATGGGGGGACGTTAACGGCGAATTGGAAGCTGTTTAAAGCACAAGAAGAAATTCATAATATGGCGAAGCAATTTAATATACGTTTGAAATTTTTCCATGGTCGTGGTGGTTCGTTAGGTCGAGGTGGCGGACCGTTAAATCGTAGTATTTTATCACAACCAGCTGAAACTTTAGGCGATGGCGTGAAAATTACTGAACAAGGAGAAGTGTTGTCGTCGAGGTACTTACTTGAAGATATCGCCTATCGTAATTTAGAACAAGCGGCGTCGGCATTACTTGAATCGTCAGCAAAAGCTTCTAAAAGCTCTCTCGAAGGGAATATTCGTGATAAAGCATGGGAAGAAGCGATGGAAGAGATTTCAAAACATTCTTTGAAAAAATATCAATCTCTCGTTTTTGGCGATAGAGATTTCTTAACGTACTTTACACAAGCTACACCGTTAAAAGAATTAGCAGAGCTAAATATTGGATCAAGACCAATGAGTCGAAAAGGAAGTCAACGCTTCGAAGATTTACGTGCGATTCCATGGGTTTTTGCTTGGACACAATCAAGGCAAATGATTCCGGCTTGGTATGCGGCAGGCACTGGGTTACATGCTTTTGTGACGAAGAGAGAAGATAACTTACAGTTGCTACAAAACATGTATAAAAACTGGCCATTCTTCCAATCAACAATCAATAATTTACAAATGGCATTATTGAAAGCAGATTTACCAACGGCTAAAGAATATATTCACTTAGTTGAAGATGGAGAAATTGCAGATCGTATTTTTAACGATATTTCTGATGAATATAATAGAACGCGGGAAGTTTTATTAAAAATTACTGGTCATCAACAACTCCTTGATCACGCACCAAGTATTCAAGAGTCAGTTGATCGACGTAATCCTTATGTAGACCCACTCAACTTCCTCCAGGTTGATTTGATTCAAAAAATGCGTGATGCAGAAGATCAAGATGAGGAACTATTAACGGAAGTACTCTTAACCATTAGTGGCGTTGCTGCTGGCTTAGTAAATACAGGTTAA
- a CDS encoding ammonium transporter — MDPIFLMNNVWIMICAVLVLLMQGGFILLEAGSTRMKNAGHIAGKTIFTVGIASVVFWAVGYGFIYGQSIGLIGFSDFFFGDFTTVVDGLVGSVDFFFQLAFAAIALTIAFGGFAERAKLSVYILFAVLFTSFVYPVVAHWIWGGGWLGGLGKQDFAGSTVVHLTGAMAALAATILLKPRIGKYNKDGSANNLAGHNQVYTALGVLVLWVGWFGFNAGSTLEVSDAFFGYVALNTQLAAAAGAIGALFIAWAMLGKADVPTMLNGALAGLVAITASCAFVAPWAAVLIGTVGGLIVFFSMKFFEKAKIDDPIFALSVHGIAGIWGTISTGFFATPALAEMNGGLPGLFYGGGFTQLGVQTIGVVTSGVYAFVLSFSILYVMKRIMNGIRVSEEEELQGLDLSEHGSYGYPENIPLFQNDKKGA; from the coding sequence ATGGATCCGATTTTTTTAATGAACAATGTTTGGATTATGATTTGTGCAGTACTCGTTTTACTTATGCAAGGCGGCTTTATTTTACTTGAAGCTGGTTCAACTCGAATGAAAAATGCAGGCCACATAGCTGGGAAAACGATCTTTACAGTAGGAATTGCTTCCGTTGTTTTCTGGGCAGTCGGTTACGGTTTTATTTACGGACAAAGTATTGGATTAATTGGTTTTTCAGACTTTTTCTTCGGTGATTTTACAACAGTTGTTGATGGATTAGTTGGATCTGTTGATTTCTTCTTCCAACTAGCTTTTGCAGCAATCGCTTTAACAATTGCGTTTGGCGGTTTTGCAGAACGTGCGAAATTATCCGTATATATTCTTTTCGCCGTATTATTTACATCATTCGTATATCCAGTCGTTGCTCATTGGATTTGGGGAGGTGGCTGGTTAGGTGGATTAGGAAAGCAAGACTTTGCTGGTTCTACAGTCGTACACTTAACTGGAGCAATGGCTGCACTTGCTGCAACAATTTTATTAAAGCCTCGTATCGGTAAATACAATAAAGATGGTTCAGCTAATAATCTCGCTGGACATAACCAAGTTTATACAGCACTAGGTGTATTGGTTCTCTGGGTTGGTTGGTTCGGTTTTAACGCTGGAAGTACATTAGAAGTTTCTGATGCTTTCTTCGGTTATGTTGCTTTAAATACACAACTTGCTGCAGCTGCTGGAGCGATTGGCGCATTATTTATCGCTTGGGCGATGTTAGGAAAAGCAGATGTGCCAACAATGTTAAATGGTGCCTTAGCTGGACTCGTTGCAATTACCGCCTCATGTGCTTTCGTTGCACCTTGGGCAGCCGTCTTAATTGGAACTGTCGGTGGCTTAATCGTCTTTTTCAGTATGAAGTTCTTCGAAAAAGCTAAAATTGATGATCCAATCTTTGCTTTATCTGTTCACGGTATTGCTGGTATTTGGGGAACTATTTCTACAGGTTTTTTTGCTACACCAGCATTAGCTGAGATGAATGGCGGTCTTCCTGGTTTATTTTACGGTGGAGGTTTCACTCAATTAGGCGTTCAAACAATCGGTGTTGTCACATCAGGTGTTTACGCATTTGTGTTATCCTTTTCAATACTTTATGTAATGAAGCGTATCATGAATGGTATCCGTGTTTCCGAAGAAGAAGAATTACAAGGACTCGATTTAAGTGAACATGGAAGCTATGGTTATCCAGAAAACATTCCACTGTTTCAAAATGATAAAAAAGGAGCATAA
- a CDS encoding HAD family hydrolase, with protein sequence MTKVILFDLDGTLLPMDTDAFVQQYIKELAPKVAHIIDPKLFVKALWAGTDAMMKNLDREKTNEQVFEETFLSIVPVEKDDIWPTLDHFYENVFPTFSYLCEPTPLAKQVVEEAVNQGYRVAVATNPVFPKTAIYHRLKWAGIDDQPFEVVTVYEESVYTKPHTHYYEHICEQLNVKPEECIMVGNDKQEDMVASEVDMKTFLVEGHVIDRGEPQYQIDDQGTLQDFYESLKEQKGLFAQIL encoded by the coding sequence ATGACAAAAGTAATTTTATTCGATTTAGATGGAACGTTGCTTCCGATGGATACCGATGCATTTGTACAGCAATATATAAAAGAGCTAGCCCCTAAAGTTGCTCACATTATCGATCCAAAGCTATTCGTAAAAGCTCTTTGGGCTGGTACAGATGCAATGATGAAAAACTTAGATCGTGAAAAGACAAATGAACAAGTGTTTGAAGAAACATTTTTATCAATTGTCCCAGTGGAAAAAGACGATATTTGGCCAACCTTAGATCACTTTTATGAAAATGTATTTCCGACATTTTCTTATTTGTGTGAGCCGACGCCGCTAGCAAAGCAAGTTGTAGAAGAAGCGGTTAATCAAGGGTATCGAGTAGCAGTTGCAACAAACCCTGTTTTTCCTAAAACAGCAATTTATCACCGCTTGAAATGGGCAGGAATTGATGACCAGCCATTTGAAGTCGTTACCGTTTATGAAGAGAGTGTTTATACGAAACCTCATACTCACTATTATGAGCATATATGTGAACAGCTTAACGTAAAACCTGAGGAATGTATCATGGTAGGAAATGATAAACAAGAGGACATGGTTGCAAGTGAGGTTGATATGAAGACGTTTTTAGTTGAAGGACATGTCATCGATCGTGGTGAACCGCAATATCAAATTGATGATCAAGGGACGTTACAAGATTTTTACGAGTCTTTAAAAGAACAAAAAGGGTTATTTGCACAAATTTTATAG
- a CDS encoding DUF4349 domain-containing protein translates to MKNIQATFLLTFTFSLLFLLASCSNVSQDDAAEYDMGDAEYAVDDDAGFVEESEVAHDSADQEARSNEQEDSLQFENNDRMVIYNGNLSIEVNNYDDVQRQIEEEVNEVGGFIVESSIYQHGGSDENRTGNLTVRVPAEHFFSFINGIESRSTKVLEKSTHGNDVTEEYVDLESRLRSQETVEERLLNFLDEAENTEDLLQISNDLARTQEEIERLKGRMSYLENHVAYSTVSIHIQERAVNVPPIQDREELNTFERAQSLFMDTINFIITIFSGLIVFLIGLSPVLVPIILVGLAIYSYHRKQQKNNTNT, encoded by the coding sequence ATGAAGAATATTCAAGCAACATTTTTGCTAACTTTTACTTTTTCGCTTTTATTTTTGTTAGCCAGTTGTAGTAATGTAAGTCAAGATGACGCAGCAGAATATGATATGGGGGATGCAGAATACGCAGTAGATGATGATGCAGGCTTTGTAGAAGAAAGCGAAGTAGCACATGATTCAGCCGATCAAGAAGCAAGAAGTAACGAACAAGAGGATAGTCTCCAATTCGAAAATAATGATCGAATGGTTATTTACAATGGGAATTTATCGATTGAGGTAAACAATTACGACGATGTACAGCGTCAAATTGAAGAAGAAGTAAACGAAGTCGGTGGTTTTATCGTCGAATCCTCGATTTATCAGCACGGAGGTAGTGACGAAAATCGTACAGGTAACCTGACCGTGAGAGTCCCTGCTGAACATTTCTTCTCTTTCATTAATGGGATTGAATCAAGAAGTACAAAGGTGTTAGAAAAATCAACGCATGGAAATGATGTAACAGAAGAGTATGTTGATCTGGAATCAAGACTTCGCTCCCAAGAAACGGTGGAAGAAAGACTACTTAATTTTTTAGATGAAGCTGAAAACACCGAAGATTTGCTGCAAATATCCAATGATCTTGCGCGGACACAAGAAGAGATTGAACGATTAAAAGGGAGAATGAGTTACCTTGAAAATCACGTCGCTTACTCAACCGTTTCCATTCACATTCAAGAACGAGCAGTCAACGTCCCACCTATTCAAGATCGTGAAGAACTAAATACATTTGAACGTGCACAAAGTCTGTTTATGGACACAATTAACTTTATAATTACGATCTTCTCTGGGCTCATTGTCTTTTTAATTGGCTTATCTCCCGTTCTTGTACCAATCATTCTCGTTGGGCTTGCTATTTATTCGTATCATAGGAAGCAGCAAAAAAATAATACAAACACTTAA
- a CDS encoding coiled-coil domain-containing protein, protein MNPNANIYRNSRKSRTQLQQLIIHLKSELAKYKTQLHQKSNEYKTTNVQYKNELEIQQNISNELRKKLNELTAKLEAKNTEYERKVTELQDESEHFIKLFEGEQKQWQEKVIKLQNKLSEAEEQITEHLNYEQDLDIQIDTLTLEVEHLNTVKQEYESTYKNYLKLQKANAKLLTEKENLQGEIDTNASVIIQLQAQIDENDSKIQELSAKVDKYKDLQNGWQQQVDRLNEQLIERNEELEFEASLNQQLNYQIELLTNELTHLKTTSENRSSQPMNEELQQQTEVFNIVFDDNITGLQRSFSLIAQLEEKIKQLKHELKNTKCE, encoded by the coding sequence GTGAATCCAAATGCGAACATATATCGAAATTCGAGGAAATCAAGAACCCAACTTCAGCAATTGATTATTCACTTAAAATCTGAGCTTGCAAAATATAAAACCCAGCTTCACCAAAAAAGCAACGAATACAAAACAACAAACGTACAATACAAAAACGAGTTAGAAATCCAACAAAATATATCGAACGAACTACGTAAGAAGCTCAACGAATTAACCGCCAAATTAGAAGCGAAAAACACTGAGTATGAAAGGAAAGTGACTGAACTTCAAGATGAAAGTGAACATTTTATAAAACTGTTTGAAGGTGAACAAAAACAGTGGCAAGAGAAAGTAATCAAGTTGCAAAACAAGCTTTCCGAAGCTGAAGAGCAAATAACGGAACACTTAAACTATGAACAAGATCTTGATATTCAAATCGATACATTAACGTTAGAAGTCGAGCACCTGAATACAGTAAAACAAGAATATGAATCTACTTATAAAAACTACCTTAAATTACAAAAAGCAAACGCAAAGTTACTCACCGAAAAAGAAAATTTACAAGGCGAAATTGATACGAATGCTTCTGTCATTATTCAATTGCAAGCACAAATAGATGAAAATGATTCAAAAATCCAAGAGTTATCTGCAAAAGTTGATAAATATAAAGATCTTCAAAATGGGTGGCAACAACAAGTCGATCGTTTAAACGAACAGCTTATTGAACGAAATGAAGAATTAGAATTTGAAGCGAGCCTTAACCAACAATTAAATTATCAAATAGAACTACTAACGAATGAATTAACTCACCTTAAAACAACATCTGAAAATCGTTCTTCTCAACCAATGAACGAGGAATTACAACAACAAACTGAAGTGTTTAATATCGTATTTGACGATAACATCACCGGACTTCAAAGAAGTTTCTCGCTGATTGCTCAATTAGAAGAGAAGATTAAACAGTTAAAACATGAGCTGAAAAATACGAAATGTGAATGA
- a CDS encoding polysaccharide deacetylase family protein gives MYDLKDHRWIKNVQQLRSSDKSTVLTFDDGPGRYTNRILDILKAKQVPAMFFWQSKLFYTERPWKRVINEGHTIQSHAHNHKNLIQLSKEQQYDHIKKSITIIESITGKKVQYFRPPFGQYNEDTMLILDELNLQPVMWEICSYDWEHKNSPDQIITNVCDYARYGSIILLHELKQTVKVLPQLVDCLKKKGFRFTIL, from the coding sequence GTGTACGACCTCAAAGATCATCGGTGGATAAAAAATGTTCAGCAGTTAAGATCTAGTGATAAATCTACCGTTTTAACCTTTGACGATGGACCTGGAAGGTACACTAATAGAATTTTAGATATTTTAAAAGCAAAACAAGTACCAGCCATGTTCTTTTGGCAATCTAAGCTTTTTTACACAGAACGTCCTTGGAAAAGAGTGATCAATGAAGGGCACACTATTCAATCACACGCCCACAATCATAAAAATTTAATTCAGTTAAGCAAAGAACAGCAATATGATCACATTAAAAAGAGTATAACTATTATAGAGAGCATAACTGGGAAGAAAGTTCAGTACTTCCGTCCTCCTTTCGGCCAATACAACGAAGACACAATGCTTATTTTAGACGAACTTAACCTTCAACCTGTTATGTGGGAGATCTGTTCATATGACTGGGAACATAAAAACAGTCCAGACCAAATCATTACAAATGTCTGTGACTATGCAAGGTATGGTTCAATAATATTGCTTCATGAATTAAAACAAACTGTTAAAGTTTTGCCTCAACTTGTTGATTGCCTAAAGAAGAAAGGATTTCGTTTTACAATTCTATAG
- a CDS encoding alkaline phosphatase family protein, whose translation MSSEKSKSTQRVIMVILDTLMDKPLQHALKDETLPAFKYFMDHAEYYPNVVTPFPSMSVNVESTLLTGTYSEQHHVPALAWYSQNENRIINYGTHVFELMKLGLSNSVYDAIYRLNHQHLSSNVKTIHEELHEQGKETASINPLMHRGAQRNTMTVPALMRFFLAIKKQIDVYSPAKFSYGRLSKMSPLNTFSSIWHKYGFNNHFSIQEFSHIVKEQDIPHFSLVYLPDHDKNVHKHGPMDMKGIKDMDQQLQTLLDTFPSWDDALKNYTWVLIGDNGQSQLTDQRERVSVDLRKVMAPFKVAKLRKGVQKDAQVVLAINLRSAFIYTLNPNDVTLEDIVEKLQTDSRIEIIAWKEEGWINVTSSKNKNSFKFKEKGIMKDPYNQTWEIDGDHSILDLKIEGKGIEFDDFPDALKRIQSALHSHEGEFVVATVKPEYEFIGESTPKHVGGASHGGLHKNDSNIPMIVTGTKTTPEFLRMIDLKKWILNLINTSE comes from the coding sequence ATGTCTTCAGAAAAAAGTAAATCTACTCAACGTGTCATCATGGTCATACTAGATACATTGATGGATAAACCGCTCCAACATGCATTAAAAGATGAGACATTGCCTGCTTTTAAATACTTTATGGATCATGCCGAGTATTATCCGAATGTCGTCACTCCATTTCCCTCAATGTCTGTTAACGTGGAAAGTACTTTATTAACAGGAACCTATAGCGAACAACACCACGTTCCTGCTCTTGCATGGTACTCTCAAAACGAAAACCGGATCATCAATTACGGCACTCACGTATTTGAACTAATGAAACTCGGTTTATCTAATAGTGTGTATGATGCGATTTACCGATTAAATCATCAACACCTTAGTTCAAATGTAAAAACGATCCATGAAGAGCTTCACGAACAAGGGAAAGAAACCGCATCCATTAACCCACTCATGCATCGCGGAGCCCAACGGAATACGATGACCGTCCCTGCATTGATGCGTTTCTTCTTGGCAATAAAAAAACAAATTGACGTATACTCACCTGCTAAATTCTCCTATGGAAGATTATCAAAAATGAGTCCTTTAAATACATTCAGCAGCATTTGGCATAAATACGGCTTTAATAATCATTTTTCAATCCAAGAGTTTTCACACATAGTTAAAGAACAAGATATTCCACACTTCTCACTCGTATACTTACCTGACCATGATAAAAATGTCCATAAACATGGACCGATGGATATGAAAGGGATTAAAGACATGGATCAGCAATTACAAACATTGCTTGACACTTTCCCTTCATGGGATGATGCATTGAAAAACTATACGTGGGTTTTAATTGGAGATAACGGGCAATCTCAATTAACCGATCAGCGTGAGCGTGTCTCTGTTGATCTCCGTAAAGTTATGGCTCCTTTTAAAGTGGCAAAACTAAGAAAAGGCGTACAAAAAGACGCGCAAGTTGTTTTAGCTATAAACCTTCGCTCAGCCTTTATATACACTTTAAATCCAAACGATGTCACGCTCGAGGATATTGTAGAAAAATTACAAACTGATTCTAGAATAGAAATCATCGCCTGGAAAGAAGAAGGCTGGATCAACGTAACCTCTAGCAAAAACAAAAATTCATTTAAATTCAAAGAAAAGGGAATTATGAAAGATCCATATAATCAAACTTGGGAAATTGACGGAGACCACTCCATTCTAGACTTAAAAATTGAAGGAAAAGGCATTGAATTCGACGATTTTCCAGATGCATTAAAAAGGATTCAAAGTGCTCTACACTCTCATGAAGGAGAATTTGTTGTCGCAACTGTAAAACCAGAGTATGAATTTATCGGCGAAAGTACACCTAAGCATGTTGGAGGGGCAAGTCACGGTGGCCTACATAAAAATGATTCGAATATCCCGATGATTGTCACCGGTACGAAAACAACTCCAGAATTTTTACGGATGATTGATTTAAAAAAGTGGATCTTGAATTTGATAAATACAAGTGAATAA